A single Phoenix dactylifera cultivar Barhee BC4 chromosome 1, palm_55x_up_171113_PBpolish2nd_filt_p, whole genome shotgun sequence DNA region contains:
- the LOC120111773 gene encoding uncharacterized protein LOC120111773 — protein sequence MSDLPSICFRTELIIGGSQWSAHWHTSIRQLSGRGTTSPQEAEAWIDKMKKAFRVMECTEEENVKFAIYMLQDRAHHWWKSVERTLAHEHKAVIWKRFRTAFYSKYFPSSHLRELERKFLNLNQGTMTVDEYEAEFDRLSRFAPTLVMDAESRMRRFEEGLKPHLRRGLAVVHSTNYDDLVDRAKNLEIV from the coding sequence ATGTCAGATTTGCCAtctatatgcttcaggaccgagctcatcattggtggaaGTCAGTGGAGCGCACATTGGCACACGAGCATAAGGCAGTTATCTGGAAGAGGCACCACTAGTCCTCAAGAGGCCGAAGCTTGGATAGATAAAATGAAGAAAGCCTTCAGGGTAATGGAATGCACTGAAGAAGAGAATGTCAAATTTGCCAtctatatgcttcaggaccgagctcatcattggtggaaGTCAGTGGAGCGCACATTGGCACACGAGCATAAGGCAGTTATCTGGAAGAGATTTCGTACAGCCTTCTACTCTAAGTATTTCCCCTCTAGTCACCTGAGAGAGCTAGAGAGGAAATTTCTCAACCTGAATCAAGGAACTATGACTGTGGATGAGTATGAGGCAGAGTTTGACAGGCTATctcggtttgctcccaccctcgtTATGGATGCAGAGTCCAGAAtgaggagatttgaagaaggattgaagcctcactTACGTCGGGGTTTGGCCGTAGTACACTCAACAAACTATGATGATCTAGTAGACAGGGCCAAGAATCTGGAAATTGTCTAG
- the LOC103722425 gene encoding uncharacterized protein LOC103722425 → MMILIVDRIPARLQNLITSPGNQRSRDSMRRLLSINKTSLSVMLVVVCIRLNTVDDSDACFKCSQQGHKIAECLQQDFQSVQRPQATRTQQVQGSPASVQSVQPSSPKQQTGGRPHTRGHIYALTQQDAQASNTVASGTLPVASVYDHILFDSGATHFFVSSTFARKHDLSCVPLEYDLHISTPAGSGMIIKQICNTCPIQIVNRDLTADLIVINMHDFDIILGIDWSA, encoded by the coding sequence ATGATGATACTCATAGTGGACAGAATTCCAGCAAGACTGCAAAATCTCATAACTAGCCCTGGCAATCAGAGGAGCAGGGATTCTATGAGAAGGCTACTTAGCATCAACAAGACAAGCCTAAGTGTGATGCTTGTGGTGGTATGCATAAGACTGAACACTGTAGACGATTCCGATGCCTGCTTCAAATGCAGCCAGCAGGGTCATAAGATAGCTGAGTGTCTTCAACAGGACTTCCAATCAGTTCAGAGGCCTCAAGCTACAAGGACCCAGCAAGTGCAAGGTTCTCCTGCTTCGGTTCAGTCGGTTCAGCCTTCTTCTCCTAAGCAGCAGACAGGAGGGAGACCGCACACACGGGGTCATATTTATGCACTaactcagcaggatgctcaggcatccaacactGTGGCGTCAGGTACCTTACCAGTTGCTTCTGTTTATGATCATATATTGTTTGATTCTGGTGCTACACATTTTTTTGTGTCATCTACATTTGCGCGAAAACATGACCTGTCTTGTGTGCCGTTAGAGTATGATTTGCATATTAGTACCCCTGCTGGGAGTGGGATgattattaaacagatatgcaATACTTGTCCGATTCAAATAGTAAATAGAGACTTGACTGCTGATTTGATAGTTATAAATATGCATGACTTCGATATAATTCTTGGTATAGACTGGTCGGCGTAA
- the LOC103722417 gene encoding uncharacterized protein LOC103722417 yields the protein MYVTRPLSHYYNNPNAVFDHPPEGPSSGILVIKDEEAESEQVCCWGLCKDSRIYSLPFPQNTKIKVRYTTTQHHAGGGQSHSTTHTSRDDVFFIPVTGQPLSSNRYYVIREDGRNKGKAATCSREEDMTTCCFCSFANDVASSPLDHRNIHQQVEIICQRNKFHAKAVASDGIPPQYLRRKGWQAYTSESTNYHLPEARGLDVSLRNKLPDLDFQISTQRSPAIVVGKWYCPFMFIKEGDRLKDQMKRSMFYNMTLQRFWEEIYSCENNGKEGNAVELSVGVRRHTALLNGSEIIQDRREVVDGIMWLKPVNSGDQGLGLSLAIWERMRWEEERGGWIGGEENVERVERSEVCEGENGWKKFGCYVLVERFVLKRMDGTVALAYDFKHTNKIRTKWE from the exons ATGTATGTGACCAGGCCTCTCTCCCATTACTATAACAACCCCAATGCTGTCTTTGATCACCCGCCAGAAGGTCCCAGTTCGGGTATTCTCGTGATCAAAGATGAGGAGGCTGAGAGCGAACAAGTATGCTGCTGGGGACTATGCAAAGATTCGAGGATTTATAGCCTCCCATTCCCTcaaaataccaagattaaagttCGATATACCACCACCCAACACCATGCTGGAGGTGGCCAGAGTCATAGTACGACCCACACCTCCAGAGATGATGTCTTCTTCATTCCAGTCACAGGCCAGccattatcatcaaataggtactaTGTCATCAGAGAAGATGGAAGAAACAAAGG GAAAGCTGCAACATGTTCGAGAGAGGAGGATATGACCACATGTTGTTTTTGCTCATTTGCTAATGATGTCGCATCAAGTCCTTTAGATCACAGAAATATTCATCAACAAGTGGAGATCATCTGTCAGAGAAATAAGTTCCACGCCAAGGCAGTAGCTTCTGATGGAATTCCCCCACAATATCTTAGAAGGAAAGGTTGGCAGGCCTACACTTCGGAATCAACTAATTACCACTTACCCGAAGCTCGAGGCCTTGATGTGTCTCTTAGGAATAAGTTGCCTGATCTAGACTTCCAGATTTCTACACAACGCTCTCCTGCCATTGTTGTGGGGAAGTGGTACTGCCCTTTTATGTTCATAAAGGAAGGCGACCGATTAAAAGACCAAATGAAAAGATCCATGTTCTATAACATGACTCTCCAGCGATTCTGGGAGGAGATCTATAGCTGTGAGAATAATGGCAAGGAAGGAAACGCAGTGGAACTAAGTGTTGGTGTTAGAAGGCACACGGCATTGTTGAACGGTAGTGAAATAATCCAAGACAGAAGAGAGGTGGTCGATGGAATCATGTGGTTGAAGCCTGTCAACTCCGGAGACCAGGGTTTGGGTTTGAGTCTAGCTATATGGGAGAGGATGCGGtgggaggaagaaagaggtgggTGGATTGGTGGTGAAGAGAATGTGGAAAGAGTGGAAAGGTCAGAGGTGTGTGAAGGAGAGAATGGATGGAAGAAGTTTGGTTGCTATGTGTTGGTGGAAAGATTTGTTCTGAAAAGAATGGATGGTACCGTAGCTTTAGCCTATGATTTCAAGCACACCAACAA